A window from Culex pipiens pallens isolate TS chromosome 3, TS_CPP_V2, whole genome shotgun sequence encodes these proteins:
- the LOC120417054 gene encoding probable maltase, translated as MKTFAPLLATLLLAGFGTALQWWEHGNFYQVYPRSFKDSDGNGIGDLDGVTEKLQYLKDIGMDGIWLSPIFASPMADFGYDISDFYNIQGEYGDLAAFERLSAKCKELGLHLILDFVPNHTSDQHEYFKKSVQKEAPFTNYYVWHPGVTNEDGTKSPPSNWISVFRGSAWEWNEDRQEYYLHQFLKEQPDLNYRDPALVEEMKNVLKFWLNKGVSGFRIDAVPYLFESNEVENRYVDEPLSRATDDPENPAYLIHDQTMDQPETYDMIYQWRAVLDEFTAKDNQTRIMMTEGYTSIPYVMKFFGEGERNGAQIPFNFQMISNLRKASTASDFARYANLWLDNLPAGRRSNWVLGNHDNNRIGSRLGEAKIDLYNIALQTLPDIAVTYYGEEIGMVDQPIPFNETVDPAGLRAGPDDYALYSRDPARTPMQWNSDKNAGFSSADKTWLPVASNYKQLNVKAQDAAQKSHLKLFKRLTKYRKRQILTHGDLDLKTTDSNLVLYKRKVDKVGYVVVVLNFSNEPQSLAAIKQQFPGADDRLQVVASSKLVTIKDSKWINVADTQLPGESAIVLQKLWGPNPIVVYEA; from the coding sequence ATGAAGACCTTCGCACCCCTGCTGGCAACACTTCTGCTGGCCGGATTCGGGACGGCCCTGCAATGGTGGGAGCACGGAAACTTCTACCAGGTGTACCCACGCTCGTTCAAGGATTCCGACGGGAACGGCATTGGCGATCTGGACGGAGTCACGGAGAAGCTGCAATACCTGAAGGATATCGGCATGGACGGGATTTGGCTGTCGCCGATTTTCGCTTCCCCGATGGCTGATTTTGGGTATGACATCTCGGACTTTTACAACATTCAAGGAGAGTACGGAGATCTGGCGGCATTCGAGCGGCTGTCTGCAAAGTGCAAAGAGTTGGGATTGCATTTGATCTTGGACTTTGTGCCGAACCACACGAGCGATCAGCACGAGTACTTCAAGAAGTCGGTACAAAAAGAAGCCCCGTTCACGAATTACTACGTGTGGCATCCGGGTGTAACGAACGAAGATGGAACTAAATCGCCACCATCGAACTGGATCAGCGTGTTCCGAGGTTCTGCGTGGGAATGGAACGAGGATCGTCAGGAGTACTATCTGCATCAGTTCTTGAAGGAGCAACCCGACCTGAACTACCGCGACCCGGCTTTGGTGGAAGAGATGAAGAACGTTCTCAAGTTCTGGCTGAATAAGGGCGTTTCCGGGTTCAGGATCGATGCCGTACCTTACCTGTTTGAGAGTAACGAGGTGGAAAATCGTTACGTTGATGAACCTTTGAGCAGAGCTACGGATGATCCGGAAAACCCTGCCTACCTTATTCATGACCAAACTATGGACCAGCCGGAAACCTACGACATGATCTACCAGTGGCGTGCCGTGCTGGATGAGTTCACCGCCAAGGACAACCAAACAAGAATCATGATGACCGAAGGTTACACGAGCATCCCGTACGTGATGAAGTTCTTCGGCGAGGGCGAACGAAACGGTGCCCAAATCCCGTTCAACTTCCAGATGATCAGCAACTTGCGCAAGGCAAGCACCGCCTCGGACTTTGCCCGTTACGCGAACCTTTGGTTGGACAACCTTCCAGCGGGACGTCGCTCCAACTGGGTGCTCGGAAATCACGACAACAACCGTATCGGATCGCGACTCGGTGAAGCCAAGATCGACCTGTACAACATCGCCCTCCAAACGCTTCCGGACATTGCCGTCACGTACTACGGCGAGGAAATCGGCATGGTTGATCAACCGATCCCGTTCAACGAAACCGTCGACCCGGCTGGTCTTCGTGCTGGTCCCGACGACTACGCGCTGTACTCGCGAGACCCCGCCCGTACGCCCATGCAGTGGAACAGCGATAAGAACGCTGGCTTCTCATCCGCCGACAAGACCTGGCTCCCAGTGGCCAGCAACTACAAGCAACTGAACGTGAAAGCCCAAGATGCCGCCCAGAAGAGCCACCTGAAGCTGTTCAAACGGTTGACCAAGTACCGCAAGCGCCAGATCCTAACCCACGGTGACCTGGACCTCAAAACCACCGACTCCAACCTGGTCCTGTACAAGCGCAAGGTCGACAAGGTCGGCTACGTGGTGGTCGTGCTGAACTTTAGTAACGAGCCGCAAAGCTTGGCCGCCATCAAGCAGCAGTTCCCCGGCGCCGACGACAGACTCCAGGTGGTCGCTTCCTCCAAGCTGGTCACAATCAAGGACAGCAAATGGATCAACGTGGCTGATACGCAGCTGCCCGGTGAAAGTGCCATCGTCCTGCAGAAGCTGTGGGGCCCCAATCCGATCGTCGTGTACGAGGCCTGA